A part of Thermomicrobiales bacterium genomic DNA contains:
- a CDS encoding MFS transporter, whose amino-acid sequence MDAGSEQTGRGGRHPATANILNVDTIASTEDSTPWRRLLPVLAVVFLAALDLTVVAPILPRVIADLGISAVDADRYSWIVLAYLVAYTVTVPLTGRLSDFFGRFPVFGAALVLFLVGSIVAAMAGQLGTMILGRTLQGLGGGAMLPVSMALVADIVPMRRRAFTLGLVAAVDTLGWVLGPVWGSLIFELLGSWRAIFWLNLPIGLAAGVMLAAGGVQKRPPVSSERPGFAGAILGATGLVAFCLALSSGGEAGLSSAQGAARLGADVNPLAPWRWPLLVVALVLLGVFVIVERRSAQPILPRSLIRQRLFQSAGVANALVGVALITAMVNAPLAVALLSDASDVATRTALLLGSFTLAMTVGAVAGGRLVNARGIRPVATVGLLIGALGFAAMWWWPDELRMGLMAMTMATAGVGLGIVVAPIGEVAIRAARLEDYGAASGLVLLARLLGMTLGLSAITAWGLARLDRRIVALPPVSPNPGETTAEYFTRQQQLLNERIVPLTLAVIRETFIIAAVVCVVAVGAVALLRNKSADDHSIEPLSEDYPSIRL is encoded by the coding sequence ATGGACGCTGGATCTGAGCAAACAGGGAGAGGCGGTCGACATCCAGCCACCGCCAACATCCTGAACGTCGATACGATCGCCAGTACCGAGGATTCGACACCCTGGCGTCGACTGCTGCCTGTTCTGGCGGTTGTATTTCTGGCCGCGCTGGACCTCACGGTCGTAGCTCCGATCCTTCCTCGTGTCATCGCTGACCTCGGAATCAGCGCTGTTGACGCCGATCGCTACTCGTGGATCGTGCTCGCCTACCTGGTTGCCTACACCGTCACTGTGCCTCTGACCGGCCGGCTGTCCGATTTCTTCGGTCGTTTCCCAGTGTTTGGCGCGGCGCTTGTGTTGTTCCTGGTGGGGTCGATCGTGGCCGCCATGGCCGGCCAACTCGGCACGATGATCCTTGGGCGAACGCTGCAGGGCCTCGGCGGCGGCGCGATGCTGCCAGTGTCGATGGCGCTTGTTGCGGACATCGTTCCGATGCGCCGGCGTGCGTTCACGCTCGGGCTCGTCGCGGCGGTCGATACACTCGGCTGGGTACTTGGCCCGGTCTGGGGTTCGTTGATCTTCGAGCTCCTTGGCTCGTGGAGAGCGATTTTCTGGCTCAACCTCCCGATCGGGTTGGCCGCGGGAGTCATGCTCGCAGCCGGTGGGGTCCAGAAGCGACCGCCGGTCTCGTCCGAAAGACCGGGGTTTGCCGGCGCGATTCTCGGCGCGACCGGGCTCGTGGCATTCTGCCTGGCGCTTTCATCGGGCGGCGAGGCGGGACTGAGCAGCGCTCAGGGCGCGGCGCGGCTCGGGGCAGACGTGAATCCGCTCGCGCCGTGGCGCTGGCCCTTGCTGGTGGTTGCGCTCGTTCTGCTCGGTGTGTTTGTGATCGTCGAGCGTCGTTCTGCACAGCCGATACTACCAAGATCATTGATCCGACAACGTCTCTTCCAGTCCGCCGGCGTCGCAAATGCGCTCGTCGGTGTTGCGCTGATAACCGCGATGGTCAACGCGCCTCTTGCGGTCGCGCTGCTCTCAGACGCAAGTGACGTGGCCACCCGCACCGCTCTGCTGCTTGGCAGCTTTACCCTCGCGATGACAGTCGGCGCGGTGGCGGGTGGTCGTCTGGTTAATGCTCGGGGCATCAGACCCGTCGCGACGGTTGGTTTGCTGATCGGCGCGCTCGGCTTCGCCGCGATGTGGTGGTGGCCGGACGAGCTCCGGATGGGGCTGATGGCCATGACAATGGCGACCGCTGGTGTTGGTCTGGGTATCGTCGTCGCCCCGATCGGTGAGGTTGCGATCCGCGCCGCTCGCCTCGAAGACTATGGCGCGGCGTCTGGGCTTGTCCTGCTTGCCCGTCTGCTGGGGATGACGCTGGGCCTGTCGGCGATCACCGCCTGGGGGCTCGCTCGACTCGATCGCCGGATCGTCGCGCTACCCCCCGTCAGCCCGAATCCGGGCGAGACGACCGCTGAGTATTTCACGCGTCAACAGCAACTACTGAACGAGCGGATTGTTCCGCTGACGCTTGCTGTGATCCGCGAGACATTCATCATCGCGGCCGTGGTCTGCGTTGTTGCGGTTGGCGCAGTGGCGTTGCTCCGGAACAAGAGTGCTGATGACCATTCGAT
- a CDS encoding LppX_LprAFG lipoprotein has protein sequence MHRLRLFSIVILGLLVFAGGCSTGSASSSSSKPTAASVLTAAGDRWAATDTAHFKLTVDGDAFIDSAQSIKLLSAEGVLKRPDAVNADARIDIQITQANISLIAIGDKTWMTNFISGKWEVAPADFSYNPAVVFDEKNGIKPILANLQGAALGKDDSVGGRDTRVITGTVDQNAVSQVTSGSIQGDVISVTLWVDAGTNDLLRVSLKEPEGARKNPVAWTLDLSKQGEAVDIQPPPTS, from the coding sequence ATGCACCGGTTACGCTTGTTCAGCATCGTGATCCTCGGTCTGCTCGTCTTTGCTGGTGGTTGCAGTACGGGAAGCGCGTCCAGCAGCAGCTCGAAACCGACGGCTGCATCGGTCCTGACTGCTGCCGGGGATCGTTGGGCAGCGACCGACACGGCGCACTTCAAGTTGACGGTCGACGGCGACGCGTTCATCGACAGCGCTCAGTCGATCAAGCTGCTAAGCGCCGAGGGGGTTCTCAAGCGGCCTGACGCTGTCAATGCCGACGCGCGGATCGATATCCAGATTACCCAGGCGAACATCTCGCTGATTGCAATTGGCGACAAGACATGGATGACCAACTTCATCAGCGGGAAGTGGGAAGTCGCGCCGGCTGACTTCAGCTACAACCCTGCCGTCGTCTTCGACGAGAAGAATGGCATCAAGCCGATTCTCGCGAACTTGCAAGGCGCTGCCCTCGGGAAGGACGACTCTGTTGGCGGTCGCGACACCAGGGTGATCACGGGGACGGTCGATCAGAACGCAGTGAGCCAGGTCACCAGCGGGTCGATTCAGGGCGATGTTATTTCAGTCACACTCTGGGTGGACGCCGGCACGAACGATCTACTCCGTGTTTCGCTGAAGGAGCCAGAGGGTGCGCGGAAGAATCCAGTCGCATGGACGCTGGATCTGAGCAAACAGGGAGAGGCGGTCGACATCCAGCCACCGCCAACATCCTGA
- a CDS encoding Stp1/IreP family PP2C-type Ser/Thr phosphatase, with protein sequence MEDSRLIVGAATDPGPVREANEDTVYHDVVANPIAGDLLVLAVADGMGGYQRGEVASSMAVDALRDRFTTADTSDVVVLLKQAFRQANESIFNGGSAAGEHNMMGTTLVAGVVKDMDLAIGNIGDSRAYLVRARTLNQITNDHSLVAEQVAMGAMTHDEARGSHHKNIITRALGHRERVDVDIFELTLLPDDRLLFSTDGLHDHLEDDEMTTILLTMSPEDAAKEMVDRAIRAGSTDNVTALCVWAAPVSVLDAPPAAAPAEARMNVLLTALVLLGLVIFIAIVGYIVLAT encoded by the coding sequence GTGGAGGACAGTCGGCTGATCGTCGGGGCAGCAACCGATCCGGGGCCTGTCCGTGAAGCGAACGAGGACACCGTATACCACGATGTCGTCGCCAATCCGATCGCTGGCGACCTCCTGGTCCTCGCAGTTGCGGACGGCATGGGCGGGTATCAACGTGGCGAAGTCGCGTCGAGCATGGCTGTTGACGCCTTGCGCGACCGGTTCACCACCGCCGACACGAGCGACGTCGTCGTGCTGCTGAAGCAGGCGTTCCGGCAGGCAAACGAGTCGATCTTCAATGGGGGTTCGGCTGCCGGCGAGCACAACATGATGGGCACAACCCTTGTTGCCGGCGTTGTTAAGGACATGGATCTCGCCATCGGCAACATCGGCGACAGCCGCGCCTACCTGGTTCGCGCCAGGACTCTGAACCAGATCACCAACGACCATTCCCTCGTCGCCGAGCAGGTGGCGATGGGCGCAATGACGCATGACGAAGCGCGCGGCAGTCACCACAAAAACATCATCACACGCGCGTTGGGGCATCGCGAACGGGTCGATGTCGATATCTTCGAGCTGACGCTTCTGCCAGACGACCGGCTGCTCTTCTCGACCGATGGCCTCCACGATCATCTCGAGGACGACGAGATGACCACCATCCTGCTGACGATGTCGCCAGAGGATGCCGCCAAGGAGATGGTCGACCGCGCCATCCGTGCCGGATCGACAGACAATGTCACGGCGCTTTGTGTCTGGGCGGCGCCTGTTAGCGTCCTCGACGCGCCGCCGGCCGCGGCGCCAGCCGAAGCTCGCATGAACGTGCTGCTAACGGCGCTCGTCCTGCTCGGGCTGGTGATCTTCATCGCGATCGTCGGCTATATCGTCCTGGCGACCTGA